Proteins from a single region of Thermodesulfovibrionales bacterium:
- a CDS encoding response regulator: MPKLALAGGNIAGSTVLSLLRGEPDVTIVGMYEKNPDAPGVALARKWGIPIFDDLHALAMSAEPEVVINVTGDPQLGETLRTLYKHIEVIGAVGARLLWKTVEKKKRAVVELYKAIEDEARISVITEDPFGKKNPRELLRTALDKAMEITDSPAGSIALMEEGEMHVMASKGLSKRFAENERWKIMAGGLTDLVIRNREIVAIPDLSLVNYGNNAALLDEGIKAVLIAPLLVNGQVYGVMYLDDFSQRQYSERQKRAVNLFSRVLGLVLDRQNSQKRVKALEVEMAELHERLDKSVIERTEELERLNRKLDRESQMKSRFITNMNHELRTPLNSILGFSDVLLGRTFGDLTENQERYIKNIQSSGKHLLEVINNCLDIAKIEAGKYDMSYETFPVITVLSEVFNVISPLADKKAIDFKFSIGSDVDTITADKVKLKQILYNLLSNALKFTPEGGSVGFIVEGETGKGEDHPFMKFSVWDTGVGISPDDIGRIFDEFEQADSTLSRKYEGAGLGLALTKRLVELHGGRISVESRIGEGSRFTFELPVTTPVQGAPMEEIEAVNLNFPWMEEKAPLILVVEDDAASAELLTLHLTQSGYKVAHAFDGEEALEKAATLRPFAILLDIMLPKKDGWEVLQALKEDESTSRIPVLIHSIIDNKDLAFALGATDYLLKPLDKDALLSILQNLSITRSRRYPITVLVIEAGGTLDSLKEGTFGQELLIYSAKEGRRGIELAVALLPDVVLLDFELPDMLGFDVVKELKEGPSTRKIPIFILTERDISVEERISLVGKIERIIRKHKFDPRELLDHITEIEVLYPKKAGLVDGLTGIFSHRYFQIRLAQEVEKTLRYKQPLNLMILKVDSFGKYIAENGENYGNDVVIKIAELLRKNIRGSDVVVRYGRDAFAVLLPNTVVSAALSLGNKFSAIIRNYPFAYGETQAKGRITASVGLTFLDGQTPEELILCCERALAHAISKGGDRVEVYSRDMDETEALS; the protein is encoded by the coding sequence ATGCCTAAGCTTGCTCTCGCCGGTGGCAATATAGCGGGCAGTACGGTGCTTTCCCTGTTGCGGGGGGAGCCCGATGTGACGATCGTGGGCATGTATGAAAAGAACCCCGATGCTCCCGGAGTGGCCCTTGCACGGAAATGGGGAATCCCCATCTTTGACGACCTCCACGCCCTGGCCATGTCAGCTGAACCGGAAGTTGTCATCAACGTCACCGGTGATCCACAATTAGGCGAAACCCTGAGGACCCTTTACAAACACATCGAAGTCATCGGTGCCGTCGGTGCACGCCTTCTCTGGAAGACGGTGGAGAAGAAGAAGCGGGCCGTCGTCGAACTCTATAAAGCTATCGAGGATGAGGCAAGGATCTCCGTCATTACGGAAGACCCTTTCGGCAAAAAAAATCCCAGAGAACTTCTTCGAACGGCCCTCGACAAGGCCATGGAAATAACCGATTCTCCGGCAGGCAGCATAGCTCTCATGGAGGAGGGAGAGATGCATGTTATGGCTTCAAAGGGGCTGAGCAAGAGGTTTGCCGAGAATGAACGCTGGAAGATCATGGCCGGCGGATTAACAGACCTGGTGATCAGGAACCGGGAGATCGTTGCCATACCCGATCTTTCGCTCGTCAATTATGGCAATAATGCGGCTCTTCTCGACGAGGGGATCAAAGCCGTTCTTATAGCACCGTTATTGGTCAACGGACAGGTCTATGGGGTGATGTATCTCGACGACTTCAGCCAAAGGCAATACTCTGAAAGGCAGAAGCGGGCCGTCAATCTCTTCTCAAGGGTCCTTGGCCTCGTCCTGGACAGGCAGAATAGCCAGAAGAGGGTTAAGGCCCTGGAAGTCGAGATGGCTGAGCTTCACGAGAGGCTTGACAAGAGTGTGATCGAGAGGACAGAGGAACTCGAGCGCCTGAACCGCAAGCTCGACAGGGAGAGCCAAATGAAGAGCAGATTCATTACGAACATGAATCATGAGCTCAGGACGCCCCTGAATTCGATCCTGGGGTTTTCCGATGTCTTGCTGGGAAGGACCTTCGGAGATCTCACAGAAAATCAGGAGAGGTACATAAAGAATATCCAGTCCTCGGGAAAACATCTCCTCGAAGTCATCAATAACTGCCTCGACATAGCAAAGATCGAGGCCGGCAAATATGATATGAGCTATGAGACCTTCCCGGTGATTACCGTCCTTTCCGAGGTCTTTAATGTCATCTCTCCTCTGGCCGACAAGAAGGCCATCGACTTTAAGTTCTCCATAGGCAGTGATGTTGATACGATTACTGCAGACAAGGTCAAACTGAAACAGATCCTCTACAATCTTCTTTCGAACGCCCTCAAATTCACTCCCGAAGGAGGGAGCGTAGGATTTATTGTCGAAGGGGAGACAGGGAAGGGTGAAGACCACCCATTCATGAAATTCTCTGTTTGGGACACGGGAGTCGGCATAAGTCCTGACGATATCGGACGGATATTCGATGAGTTCGAACAGGCAGACTCAACCTTGTCGAGAAAATATGAAGGAGCAGGACTCGGTCTCGCCCTGACCAAGAGACTCGTCGAACTCCACGGGGGAAGGATATCTGTCGAGAGCAGGATCGGTGAAGGGAGCAGATTTACCTTTGAGTTGCCGGTGACTACTCCGGTCCAGGGGGCCCCTATGGAGGAGATCGAGGCAGTGAACCTTAATTTCCCCTGGATGGAGGAGAAGGCCCCTCTCATACTCGTTGTGGAAGATGACGCAGCCAGCGCTGAACTTCTCACCCTCCACCTCACACAGTCTGGATATAAAGTTGCCCACGCCTTTGACGGCGAGGAGGCCCTGGAGAAGGCAGCAACCTTGCGACCCTTTGCCATCCTCCTTGATATTATGCTCCCCAAGAAGGATGGTTGGGAGGTCCTTCAGGCTCTCAAGGAGGACGAATCAACATCCCGTATTCCTGTCCTGATCCATTCCATCATTGATAACAAGGACCTGGCCTTTGCCCTCGGGGCAACAGACTATCTCCTGAAACCCCTTGACAAGGATGCCCTTCTCAGCATACTCCAAAATCTGAGTATCACGAGGAGCAGGAGGTATCCGATAACCGTGCTCGTCATTGAGGCGGGAGGTACCCTTGACTCCCTGAAGGAGGGGACCTTTGGCCAGGAGCTTCTCATCTATTCCGCGAAAGAGGGCAGACGGGGTATCGAGCTTGCCGTGGCCCTCCTGCCCGATGTGGTGCTCCTCGATTTTGAACTCCCCGACATGCTTGGCTTTGATGTTGTGAAGGAATTAAAGGAAGGCCCCTCAACGAGGAAGATCCCCATCTTCATCCTTACGGAGAGGGACATCTCTGTTGAAGAGCGGATCAGTCTTGTGGGAAAGATCGAGAGGATCATCAGGAAGCATAAGTTCGATCCCCGCGAGCTCCTCGACCATATTACGGAGATCGAGGTCCTCTATCCGAAGAAGGCAGGACTCGTGGACGGCCTCACCGGCATCTTCAGCCACCGGTATTTCCAGATCAGATTGGCCCAGGAAGTCGAGAAGACATTGCGATACAAGCAGCCTTTGAATCTCATGATCCTCAAAGTCGACTCCTTTGGAAAGTACATAGCGGAAAATGGAGAGAACTACGGAAACGATGTCGTTATTAAGATTGCCGAGCTTCTCAGGAAAAATATCAGGGGCTCCGATGTGGTGGTGAGGTATGGCAGGGACGCCTTTGCCGTGCTGCTCCCCAATACGGTCGTCTCAGCGGCCCTCTCCTTGGGAAACAAGTTCAGTGCGATCATACGGAATTATCCCTTTGCCTACGGGGAGACCCAGGCGAAGGGAAGGATAACGGCAAGTGTGGGCCTGACCTTCCTCGACGGACAGACACCTGAGGAACTCATCCTCTGCTGTGAAAGGGCCCTGGCACACGCGATCAGCAAAGGCGGCGACAGGGTGGAGGTCTATTCAAGAGATATGGATGAGACCGAAGCTCTGTCATAG
- a CDS encoding HD domain-containing phosphohydrolase → MRLFDDLPAEQKPSVLVVDDRIPNLELIEAIFERNGFIVFTALEAETALDIFESEKIDIAILDVMMPGMDGYELCRRLKSIYGRRFFPVILLTALVDKQSKIIGLECGADDFIRKPFDTEELITKVRSLLRLKGLQDELEHSENIILTLAVAMESKDPYTRGHSTRVGVKARSFGSFLGFGTKEQEQLRKAGILHDIGKIGLSSTVLSKESDLTLEEFSVIKRHPCMGEEICRPLVSMHDILPAIRNHHERWDGRGFPDGLKGREIPLYARVLSIVDSFDAMVSKRPYRDGMSIGATMEVFRHEKDSGQWDPELVVHFLEMLKSMEPDHAINA, encoded by the coding sequence ATGCGTCTATTCGATGATCTGCCCGCGGAACAAAAGCCGTCTGTCCTCGTGGTTGATGACCGTATTCCCAACCTTGAACTCATTGAAGCAATCTTTGAAAGGAACGGCTTTATCGTATTTACCGCCCTTGAAGCCGAAACAGCCCTCGATATCTTCGAGTCTGAAAAGATTGACATAGCCATCCTTGACGTGATGATGCCCGGCATGGACGGATATGAACTCTGCCGACGCTTGAAGAGCATCTACGGAAGGCGCTTCTTCCCCGTCATTCTTCTCACGGCACTTGTGGACAAGCAGAGCAAGATCATCGGTCTTGAATGCGGGGCAGATGACTTTATCAGAAAACCTTTTGATACCGAGGAGCTCATAACAAAGGTCAGGTCTCTCCTCAGGCTGAAGGGCCTTCAGGATGAACTGGAACATTCCGAAAATATCATCCTTACCCTTGCTGTGGCCATGGAATCGAAAGACCCGTATACGCGGGGACATTCGACAAGGGTCGGTGTAAAAGCCCGGTCTTTTGGGTCATTCCTCGGGTTCGGAACAAAAGAACAGGAGCAGCTGAGGAAGGCAGGTATCCTCCATGATATCGGAAAGATCGGATTGAGCTCAACGGTCCTCTCCAAGGAGAGCGATCTTACCTTGGAGGAGTTTTCCGTTATAAAACGCCATCCCTGCATGGGAGAGGAGATCTGCAGACCTCTCGTATCCATGCATGACATACTCCCTGCAATCAGAAATCACCATGAGCGGTGGGACGGAAGGGGATTCCCCGACGGGCTGAAGGGCAGGGAGATACCTCTTTACGCAAGAGTCCTTTCCATTGTGGATTCCTTCGACGCCATGGTCTCAAAGAGACCCTACAGAGACGGTATGTCCATCGGTGCGACCATGGAGGTCTTCAGACATGAAAAGGATAGTGGGCAATGGGATCCTGAACTCGTGGTTCACTTTCTCGAAATGCTGAAGTCGATGGAGCCGGACCACGCCATAAATGCCTAA
- a CDS encoding energy transducer TonB, producing the protein MESRRVQPVPQPESEGSKGDSGRGAPASPGQGSAASKGQRGSEGGAVPLKPGDIRRPPTGPSLREKLFDKEVLEKFAEKEEPKRDSTITFDTEEFKYHTYMVRLREKIESIWKYPPEDAMRGIYGDLYIRFTIKKNGLLGGMELVRTSGHRSLDEAAQQALRDAQPFWPLPDEWGKDALTITGHFVYSIYGTNIR; encoded by the coding sequence ATGGAATCGAGACGCGTTCAACCCGTCCCTCAGCCCGAGTCCGAGGGCTCAAAGGGCGACAGCGGCAGGGGCGCGCCTGCTTCGCCGGGCCAGGGCAGCGCGGCGTCAAAGGGGCAGAGAGGCAGTGAGGGGGGGGCGGTCCCACTGAAACCGGGCGACATAAGAAGACCTCCTACCGGTCCGTCCCTGAGAGAGAAACTCTTTGACAAGGAAGTACTCGAAAAATTCGCAGAGAAGGAAGAGCCGAAGAGAGACAGCACAATCACCTTTGACACGGAGGAGTTTAAGTATCACACTTACATGGTGCGGCTGAGAGAGAAGATTGAAAGCATCTGGAAGTATCCACCAGAGGATGCCATGCGTGGCATCTACGGCGATCTTTACATACGGTTCACGATTAAGAAGAACGGATTGCTCGGCGGTATGGAACTGGTGAGGACCTCTGGCCACAGAAGTCTTGATGAGGCTGCCCAGCAGGCCTTGAGGGATGCCCAACCCTTCTGGCCCCTTCCTGATGAATGGGGGAAGGACGCCCTCACGATTACCGGCCACTTCGTCTATTCCATATATGGAACGAATATCCGGTAG
- a CDS encoding NAD(P)/FAD-dependent oxidoreductase, whose product MMLRTAVLVIGGGPAGALAARFLAREGIDTILLERDLTYVKPCGGGIPSTAFDEFSLPTCLAARRIDTVKLVSPRGESVPVKLKGASIVIVDRGDFDASLRNDAQGAGARVIEAEFRRFLDIGKTIILEAALEGDCARIESDYVIAADGVNSRVRSALGMKPVDSLFTISEKIREEVTDCCEFWLSSSHAPRLYSWVFPQKEGVSVGTGSLNSRETKAMWQKFVERRGITTGPSMNRINGPSLRGYRIPLWQGDLYTRGRVLFVGDTAGQVLPLTYEGIYYAMKSGELAAMAIAEGKIGDYQRLWKKSFSKRFILMRRLWEYFLKDDHHAEKLVQFHKRPEVQEASMRLWLRKDSGKGSLLSYMKIFKELFR is encoded by the coding sequence ATGATGCTGAGGACAGCAGTTCTGGTCATCGGCGGCGGCCCTGCCGGCGCCCTTGCAGCGAGGTTTCTTGCGCGTGAAGGCATCGATACGATCCTCCTTGAGAGGGACCTCACCTACGTGAAGCCTTGTGGCGGCGGGATCCCATCGACCGCTTTTGACGAGTTCTCTCTGCCGACATGCCTTGCTGCAAGGCGGATTGATACGGTGAAGCTCGTATCTCCGAGGGGGGAAAGCGTTCCGGTGAAACTGAAGGGCGCCTCCATTGTGATTGTCGACAGGGGTGATTTTGATGCGTCCCTGAGGAACGATGCGCAGGGGGCAGGGGCAAGGGTCATTGAAGCCGAGTTCAGACGATTTCTCGATATCGGGAAGACCATCATTCTTGAGGCCGCACTGGAAGGTGACTGCGCCAGGATAGAATCGGACTATGTTATCGCAGCTGATGGCGTCAACTCGAGAGTGAGGTCGGCCCTGGGTATGAAGCCGGTCGATTCGCTCTTCACCATATCTGAGAAGATACGGGAAGAGGTGACTGATTGCTGCGAGTTCTGGCTCAGTTCTTCCCATGCCCCTCGGCTTTATTCCTGGGTCTTCCCCCAGAAGGAAGGGGTCTCCGTCGGAACAGGTTCCCTGAATTCCCGGGAGACAAAGGCCATGTGGCAGAAATTCGTCGAGAGAAGAGGAATAACGACGGGTCCATCGATGAACCGGATCAATGGGCCGTCCCTGAGGGGATACAGGATACCTCTCTGGCAGGGCGACCTTTACACGAGGGGCAGGGTACTCTTCGTGGGCGATACTGCCGGACAGGTCTTGCCCTTGACTTATGAAGGGATATATTATGCCATGAAATCAGGAGAGCTGGCTGCCATGGCTATTGCCGAAGGAAAGATCGGAGACTACCAAAGGCTTTGGAAGAAGAGCTTCAGCAAACGTTTCATCCTTATGAGACGTCTCTGGGAGTATTTTTTGAAGGACGACCACCATGCGGAGAAACTTGTCCAGTTCCACAAGAGACCGGAGGTCCAGGAGGCCTCGATGAGGCTCTGGCTCAGGAAAGACTCGGGAAAGGGGAGTCTTTTATCCTACATGAAGATATTCAAGGAGCTCTTCCGGTGA
- a CDS encoding Mov34/MPN/PAD-1 family protein, which produces MRLYLSENAFIDILLSSAEVYRRECLGFLLGYRMEDRFIVEHAFSFQTANRRHKGVTFHDKNHKKIGPILEKFDRLQIVGDFHSHTQFGPTKGLPVPSEEDIKGMKEGLVYVIIAINNNEKTVAWSEKRDGTISGSVGNFFFKIAAYYIAGTFSRRARIHCPFPPGFLKSRQGKWL; this is translated from the coding sequence ATGAGGCTCTATCTTTCTGAAAACGCCTTTATCGATATCCTGCTCAGTTCCGCTGAGGTCTATCGGAGGGAATGCCTCGGATTCCTCCTAGGCTATCGGATGGAGGACCGCTTCATTGTCGAGCATGCCTTCAGTTTCCAGACTGCCAACAGGAGACACAAGGGTGTGACCTTCCATGACAAGAACCACAAGAAGATAGGGCCGATCCTTGAGAAGTTCGACAGGCTCCAGATCGTAGGAGACTTCCATTCCCATACCCAGTTTGGCCCCACCAAGGGTCTCCCCGTTCCGAGTGAGGAGGACATCAAGGGGATGAAGGAGGGTCTCGTCTACGTTATTATCGCCATCAACAATAATGAAAAAACCGTTGCGTGGAGCGAAAAGAGGGACGGCACCATCTCCGGCTCAGTCGGAAATTTCTTCTTCAAGATCGCTGCCTATTACATCGCCGGGACGTTCAGCAGACGTGCAAGGATCCACTGTCCTTTCCCTCCGGGTTTCCTGAAGTCCCGGCAGGGCAAATGGCTATAG
- a CDS encoding universal stress protein, protein MMMDIRSILFPTDFSEGSVYAVPFVVDLTKRYGARLYIINILYDVVKTTGLHVPHGNIDELYKDMEVTARKECERWCAEELRGYKEIEYDVLKGVPHEEILKFAEEKKIDLIIMGTHSRKGLERIIFGSTAERVVRNAKCPVLTVGAPHKK, encoded by the coding sequence ATGATGATGGATATCAGGAGCATTCTTTTTCCGACGGACTTTTCTGAAGGCTCAGTCTATGCAGTTCCCTTTGTCGTCGACCTTACGAAGCGCTATGGTGCAAGGCTGTACATTATAAATATCTTATACGATGTGGTCAAAACCACCGGCTTGCACGTCCCCCATGGCAACATTGACGAACTGTACAAGGATATGGAGGTGACCGCCAGGAAGGAGTGCGAACGGTGGTGTGCAGAAGAGTTGAGGGGCTACAAGGAGATCGAATACGATGTGCTCAAGGGCGTCCCTCACGAAGAGATCCTGAAATTCGCTGAAGAAAAGAAGATCGACCTCATCATCATGGGGACCCACAGCAGGAAGGGACTTGAACGCATCATCTTCGGGAGCACCGCTGAGAGGGTTGTGAGGAATGCAAAGTGTCCTGTTCTGACTGTGGGAGCCCCTCACAAGAAATGA
- a CDS encoding HIT domain-containing protein codes for MHELRKDPLLGRWVAVLKNSRSPSDYADYDVPSEDTKEGPCVLCPGNEGKTPKEIAAVREGGRWLSRVIPNFDPLFRIEGDLGRKGLGMYDKMNGIGADEIVIETDDHGRGPEDIGLEQVLRVVRLYRERMADLERDARMRYILVYKNSGKSAGALYLHPHSGIVATPIIPKRMKDELDGAKQYYAYKERCIFCDILREEMRLGDRVIYETKDFFAFSPFASRSPFEFWIVPKRHSCAFQEITPSETEDLSLMFMTMLKKMRTVLRTPPFNYFIHSAPNRIPRRDHWHTLGEDFHWHVEVIPRLLLTSGFEWGSGFYVLTTSPEDAAKYLREA; via the coding sequence ATGCATGAATTGAGGAAAGATCCTCTCCTCGGCAGATGGGTGGCTGTATTGAAGAATTCAAGATCTCCTTCTGACTATGCCGACTATGACGTCCCGTCAGAGGACACCAAGGAGGGACCATGCGTACTCTGTCCAGGAAATGAAGGGAAGACGCCAAAGGAGATAGCAGCAGTGAGGGAGGGCGGAAGATGGTTATCAAGGGTCATTCCGAATTTCGATCCCCTTTTCCGGATCGAGGGAGATCTCGGCCGAAAAGGCTTGGGGATGTATGACAAGATGAACGGCATCGGAGCCGATGAAATTGTCATCGAAACCGATGACCATGGCCGGGGACCGGAAGATATCGGGCTCGAACAGGTGTTGAGGGTCGTGAGGCTCTACAGGGAGCGGATGGCTGATCTTGAGCGTGATGCGAGGATGCGGTATATCCTCGTATACAAGAATTCAGGGAAATCGGCAGGCGCGTTGTATCTCCATCCCCATTCCGGAATTGTTGCGACACCGATAATACCGAAGAGGATGAAGGACGAGCTGGACGGCGCCAAACAGTATTATGCTTACAAGGAACGGTGTATCTTCTGCGATATTCTAAGAGAAGAGATGAGACTGGGAGACAGGGTTATTTATGAGACCAAGGATTTTTTTGCCTTCAGTCCCTTTGCCTCCAGGTCCCCCTTTGAGTTCTGGATAGTGCCGAAGAGACACAGCTGTGCGTTCCAGGAGATCACTCCTTCTGAGACAGAAGACCTGAGTCTCATGTTTATGACGATGCTCAAGAAGATGAGGACCGTTTTGAGAACTCCGCCCTTCAATTATTTTATTCATTCGGCGCCAAACAGGATCCCGAGGCGTGACCATTGGCACACCCTCGGCGAAGATTTTCATTGGCATGTGGAGGTGATACCCAGGCTCCTTCTGACGAGCGGTTTTGAATGGGGCTCGGGATTTTATGTCCTTACCACATCCCCTGAGGATGCGGCAAAATACTTACGGGAGGCATGA
- a CDS encoding type III pantothenate kinase, whose amino-acid sequence MLLAIDIGNSTISAGLFSGALLRRRLKMPSHPRRDAEEYRKEIERFLASEAGGRELSGIVVSSVVPGLEEVLSHAITGMSVREPFIVGPSLDTGLGFDVEETGQVGPDRIVNAMAAREKYGDPVLAIDFGTATTISAVRNGKFIGGAILPGVGLMSEVLHTSTSRLPQVDIGAAVISLNRRLPAVGKGTTKCIVSGIIYGMAGAVDRLIHEIEREECPFIVVITGGYAALMAPFLERNVLFDQDLTLQGLRLIYERNT is encoded by the coding sequence ATGCTTCTTGCGATAGATATCGGCAACTCGACCATCAGCGCAGGACTCTTCTCCGGAGCCCTTCTGAGAAGAAGGCTCAAGATGCCGAGCCATCCTAGGAGGGACGCTGAAGAATACCGGAAAGAGATCGAAAGATTCCTGGCGTCAGAGGCTGGAGGGAGAGAGCTCTCGGGAATCGTGGTCTCTTCTGTTGTACCAGGCCTTGAGGAGGTGCTCAGCCATGCTATAACAGGGATGAGTGTTAGGGAGCCCTTCATTGTGGGTCCTTCGCTGGACACCGGTCTGGGATTCGACGTAGAAGAAACCGGTCAGGTCGGCCCCGACAGGATTGTGAATGCCATGGCAGCCCGAGAGAAATATGGCGACCCTGTGCTGGCAATCGATTTTGGTACGGCGACAACCATCAGTGCTGTCAGGAATGGGAAATTCATCGGAGGTGCGATTCTGCCGGGCGTGGGGTTGATGTCTGAGGTCCTTCATACGAGTACATCGAGGCTCCCGCAGGTGGACATAGGAGCCGCCGTGATCTCTCTTAACAGGCGCCTTCCTGCTGTCGGTAAAGGAACGACGAAGTGCATTGTTTCTGGTATTATATATGGGATGGCTGGGGCAGTGGATAGGCTTATCCACGAGATTGAGAGGGAAGAGTGCCCCTTTATTGTTGTCATTACGGGAGGTTATGCGGCCCTCATGGCCCCTTTTCTTGAACGAAACGTCCTTTTTGATCAGGATCTGACCCTGCAGGGGCTCAGACTGATCTATGAGAGGAACACCTGA